The Syngnathus typhle isolate RoL2023-S1 ecotype Sweden linkage group LG1, RoL_Styp_1.0, whole genome shotgun sequence genome includes a window with the following:
- the LOC133155058 gene encoding protein diaphanous homolog 1: MDPSTGYAASAPGPKKDKKSKKSYEDGEGKKKFKLKRLIPDELERFTSMRMKKDKEKLSHVPGHRHSAAANYEIHAPSAMLHDHPDEYVLELFEQMLVDMNLNEEKQQPLREKSIAIKREMVSQYLHTSKAGQDQKESSKSAMMYIQELRSDYRDSQLLSCLESLRVSLNNNPVSWVQNFGNEGLALLLNLLRRLQEEKDDNSSMGVKCQHEIIRCLKAFMNNKYGLKSMLETDEGIPLLVRAINPSLPHMMVDAVKLLSAISILEHSDNLHERVLEAITEEAEKQDIERFQLLLAGMNSSSIALKGGCMQLINALISRGEELDFRIHIRSELLRLGLRDCLKEVRTIENEELKVQLTVFDEQAEDDSEDLKARLDDIRIEMDDVREVFDILVNTVKDSKAESNFLSLMQHLLLIRNDYLARPQYYKLIDECIAQIVLHRNGADPDFKCRNIRLNIETLIDNMVDQTKVETSEAKAIELEKKLDAELTARHELQVEMKKLEGDYEQKLQELSQEKEQLASSKDEREKENQGLQLQLSTLQQQIESLSKDLQEAKNKVVTVTVPVPMPGVPPAPPVPGQIGGMPPLPPAPPLPGHGIMSPPPPPLPGQIGMPPPPLPGMPGPPPPPPLPGMPGPPPPPPLPGMPGPPPAPPLPGMPGPPPAPPLPGMPGPPPAPPLPGMPGPPPAPPLPGMPGPPPPPPLPGMPGPPGPPPPPPLPGMGPPPPPPPPGGPGIPPPPPGPGMPPPPPFAMGAWGAPAPVQLPFGLQPKKDYKPEVQLKRANWSKIGPEDLTENSFWTSAKEEKYENNELFAKLTLAFSSQTKTTKGQDSRIFQMMSNNLF, from the exons AAACTGAAACGTCTGATTCCAGATGAG TTGGAACGCTTCACCAGCATGAGGATGAAGAAGGACAAGGAGAAGCTGAGCCATGTACCAGGTCATCGTCATTCTGCAGCTGCCAACTATGAAATCCACGCTCCCAGCGCCATGCTGCATGACCACCCGGATGAATATGTCCTGGAACTTTTTGAACAGATGCTG GTGGACATGAACCTGAATGAGGAGAAGCAGCAACCTCTCAGGGAAAAAAGCATTGCAATTAAACGTGAAATGGTCTCCCAGTACCTCCACACCTCTAAAGCG GGCCAAGACCAGAAAGAAAGCTCCAAGTCAGCCATGATGTATATACAGGAGTTGAGGTCAGACTACCGGGACTCACAGTTGCTGAGTTGTCTGGAATCTCTGCGGGTCTCGCTCAATAATAACCCTGTCAG TTGGGTGCAGAATTTTGGAAATGAAGGCCTGGCGCTTCTATTAAATCTGCTCAGAAGACTGCAAGAGGAGAAGGACGATAACTC ATCGATGGGAGTGAAATGTCAACATGAGATCATACGCTGTCTCAAAGCCTTCATGAACAATAAG TACGGTTTAAAATCCATGCTGGAGACAGACGAGGGCATTCCTCTCCTGGTCAGAGCCATTAATCCCAGTTTGCCTCATATGATGGTGGATGCTGTCAAGCTGCTCTCTGCCATCTCCATATTGGAACACTCTGATAATCT TCACGAGCGTGTTCTCGAGGCCATCACAGAGGAGGCAGAGAAACAGGACATTGAGAGATTCCAGCTTCTTTTGGCTGGCATGAACAGTTCCAGCATTGCCCTGAAG ggTGGATGCATGCAGCTAATCAATGCACTGATCAGTCGAGGAGAGGAGTTGGACTTTAGGATCCATATTCGCTCTGAACTTCTAAGATTAGGACTCAGAGACTGTCTAAAG GAGGTGCGAACTATAGAAAATGAAGAGCTGAAGGTCCAACTGACAGTCTTTGATGAGCAGGCCGAAGACGACTCAGAGGACCTTAAAGCACGCCTCGATGACATCCGCATTGAGATGGA TGATGTGAGGGAAGTGTTTGACATTTTGGTCAACACAGTGAAGGACTCCAAAGCTGAAAGCAACTTCCTGTCCCTGATGCAGCACCTCCTGCTGATCCGCAATGATTATTTGGCCAG GCCCCAGTACTACAAGTTAATAGACGAGTGCATTGCTCAGATCGTGCTTCACAGGAATGGAGCAGACCCAGACTTTAAGTGCCGCAATATCCGGCTCAACATTGAAACCTTAATTG ACAACATGGTCGACCAAACCAAAGTGGAAACCAGTGAGGCCAAAGCTATTGAGCTCGAGAAAAAG CTGGATGCAGAGCTGACCGCACGCCACGAGTTGCAAGTGGAGATGAAGAAACTCGAGGGTGACTATGAACAGAAGCTGCAAGAGCTGAGTCAAGAAAAGGAACAATTGGCGTCTTCCAAGGATGAGCGCGAAAAGGAGAACCAGGGTCTGCAGCTACAGCTAAGCACTCTGCAGCAGCAG ATTGAATCACTCTCCAAAGATCTACAAGAGGCGAAGAACAAAGTTGTCACAGTTACAGTTCCTGTGCCAATGCCTGGTGTGCCACCTGCACCACCTGTCCCTGGCCAGATAGGGGGTATGCCTCCGCTACCTCCTGCCCCACCCTTGCCAGGCCATGGAATCATGTCGCCACCTCCACCTCCTCTACCGGGACAAATCGGCATGCCTCCGCCTCCCTTACCAGGCATGCCAGGCCCTCCACCACCGCCACCCTTACCAGGCATGCCaggcccccctccaccaccaccctTACCAGGCATGCCAGGTCCCCCACCAGCCCCACCCTTACCTGGCATGCCGGGTCCCCCGCCAGCCCCACCCTTACCAGGCATGCCGGGTCCTCCGCCAGCCCCACCCTTACCAGGCATGCCGGGTCCTCCGCCAGCCCCACCCTTACCAGGCATGCCAGGACCACCGCCACCCCCACCCTTACCAGGCATGCCAGGACCACCAGGACCGCCACCTCCTCCACCCTTGCCCGGGATGGGACCTCCGCCACCACCTCCGCCACCAGGTGGTCCTGGTATCCCTCCACCACCTCCAGGTCCTGGCATGcctccacctccaccgtttgccATGGGAGCCTGGGGAGCCCCTGCACCAGTTCAACTGCCATTTGGCCTTCAGCCTAAGAAGGACTACAAGCCTGAAGTGCAACTGAAGAGAGCCAACTGGAGCAAG ATTGGACCCGAAGACCTTACTGAGAATAGCTTTTGGACCAGTGCCAAAGAGGAGAAATATGAAAACAATGAGCTCTTTGCCAAACTCACCTTGGCCTTCTCATCACAGACtaaga CTACTAAAG GCCAAGACAGCCGCATATTCCAGATGATGTCCAATAACCTTTTCTGA